A window of the Lactuca sativa cultivar Salinas chromosome 5, Lsat_Salinas_v11, whole genome shotgun sequence genome harbors these coding sequences:
- the LOC111880567 gene encoding 3-ketoacyl-CoA synthase 10 yields the protein MPPTGEQDLLSTEIVNRGVESSGPDAGSITFSVRVRRRLPDFVQSVNLKYVKLGYHYLINHAIYLATVPVLILVFSAEIGSLSREELWRKLSDSTAGYDLATLLAFFAVFVFTLSVYFMSRPRSIYLIDFACFKPTDDLKVTKEEFIDLARRSGKFDEASLEFQKKILESSGIGDETYVPRAIMSPDNISTMKEGRAEASLVIFGALDELFKKTRIRPKDVGVLVVNCSIFNPTPSLSAMIINHYKMRGNILSFNLGGMGCSAGIIAVDLARDMLQANPNNVAVVVSTEMVGYNWYPGKDRSMLIPNCYIRMGCSALLLSNRSRDYRRAKYRLEHIVRTHKGADDRYFRSVYQEEDEQRFKGLKISKDLVEIGGDALKTNITTLGPLVLPLSEQLLFFATLVKRYLSGTKPKGSTTATSVTLDGSQKSPPTSSGTKPYIPDYKLAFEHFCVHAASKTVVNELQRNLGLSNANVEPSRATLHRFGNTSSSSIWYELAYLEAKGRVKRGDRVWQLSFGSGFKCNSAVWKAVRRIKKPTSNNPWLDCLDRYPLEELS from the exons ATGCCTCCAACCGGAGAACAAGATCTCCTGTCAACGGAGATTGTTAATCGTGGAGTCGAGTCGTCTGGTCCTGATGCCGGTTCCATCACTTTCTCTGTCAGGGTCCGTCGTCGGTTGCCGGATTTTGTCCAGTCTGTGAATCTCAAGTATGTCAAGCTTGGTTATCATTACCTAATTAACCATGCCATTTACTTGGCAACTGTTCCGGTGCTTATTCTCGTGTTTAGCGCTGAGATCGGGAGTCTCAGTAGGGAGGAGCTATGGCGGAAGCTCTCGGACAGCACCGCTGGGTATGATTTGGCTACTCTTCTTGCTTTTTTCGCTGTCTTCGTCTTCACTCTCTCGGTTTACTTCATGTCTCGACCTAGATCTATCTATCTAATTGATTTCGCTTGTTTCAAACCTACCGACGATTTGAAG GTGACGAAGGAGGAATTCATCGATTTAGCTAGAAGATCTGGGAAATTCGATGAAGCTAGTCTCGAATTCCAGAAGAAAATACTCGAATCGTCGGGTATCGGCGATGAAACCTACGTTCCGAGAGCGATAATGTCGCCGGATAACATCTCCACCATGAAAGAAGGTAGGGCGGAGGCGTCGTTGGTGATCTTCGGAGCACTGGACGAGCTCTTTAAGAAGACACGTATCCGTCCGAAGGACGTCGGAGTACTAGTCGTAAACTGCAGCATCTTTAATCCAACGCCGTCGTTGTCTGCCATGATCATCAATCACTATAAAATGAGGGGAAACATTTTGAGTTTCAATTTGGGCGGGATGGGATGTAGTGCCGGAATTATCGCCGTGGATTTGGCGCGTGATATGCTTCAGGCGAACCCGAACAATGTCGCGGTGGTTGTGAGCACGGAGATGGTGGGATACAACTGGTATCCTGGAAAAGATCGGTCTATGCTAATCCCCAACTGTTACATCAGAATGGGTTGCTCCGCCCTTCTTCTTTCCAACCGCAGCCGTGACTACCGCCGTGCCAAATATAGACTTGAGCACATCGTTCGTACCCATAAAGGAGCTGATGATCGATATTTCAG GAGTGTGTATCAAGAGGAAGACGAACAAAGGTTCAAAGGGCTAAAGATCAGCAAAGATCTGGTGGAGATAGGCGGCGACGCCCTCAAAACAAACATCACCACCTTGGGTCCGTTAGTGTTGCCGTTATCGGAGCAACTCCTTTTCTTCGCAACTCTCGTGAAGAGATACCTCTCCGGCACAAAACCAAAAGGTTCAACCACCGCTACATCCGTCACTCTCGACGGATCACAGAAGTCACCGCCTACCTCCTCCGGCACCAAGCCCTACATCCCCGACTACAAGCTCGCATTCGAGCACTTCTGCGTTCACGCCGCTAGCAAAACGGTGGTGAACGAGCTCCAACGTAACCTTGGGCTGAGCAACGCCAACGTGGAGCCCTCACGCGCCACCCTCCACCGTTTTGGGAACACATCAAGCAGCAGCATCTGGTATGAGCTAGCGTACCTTGAAGCAAAAGGAAGAGTGAAACGGGGCGACCGGGTTTGGCAACTTTCATTCGGGTCGGGTTTTAAGTGCAACAGTGCAGTTTGGAAAGCTGTTCGTCGTATAAAGAAGCCTACAAGCAATAACCCATGGCTTGATTGCCTAGACAGGTACCCTCTTGAAGAACTTTCTTAG